CTCATCTTTGAATGCCTGGTTCCTCTGCCTGCGTCCCGGTGTCAGGCCACAGATCGGACGGTCCACCGGCCGAGCCACCTCCACTTCCTGGGTCATCTCAGCAAAGCGCATTACCAGCAAGGTTTCTTCATAATCCTCAGCTTTGGGATTAACACAGACAACCATCCTGACTTTTCCTTCTCCATCAAAgtagtttttaaacaaatgtgtgaCTTTAGAGTCTCGGTAGGGCACCATCCTATTAGTTCCACACATCTGGTTTTCACGCAGGACCTCCATACATGTCCGCAGGGTCATCAAGGATTGGTTAATATTACCTGCTTCTCGAAGGCGACTTCCctctgctctggttctgctggtgcGTTCGCTGCCCGCCAGGTCAACCAGGCACAGCTGGCTCACATTCACCTGGCTTTTGTCCTGCAGTATGTGGTCCCCATCAGCATCTAGAGGTGCCTGGGCCAGCTTCACTGTGAACACACTGTGGGAGCGACTGgacttaaataagaaaaaaaaacttgaaagtaactttttagcaagatatagaggcttgttgtgagtaaataattccttaatattgatgaaaatttatttattccattggcagattatttgacttataacaagatatctttcccatgttataagttaatttatctgccaaatgaacaagtactttttcattaattaaaggaattattaactcaaaacaaccatctatatcttgctaaactgttatttttaagtcaatcttatttcaaatgtgctaagatatttgtactagaaactagaccaaaaataagtaagtgtttgtgatttttatgtgaGTGCGTATGGAGACAAGTTATCTTGTTTGGTCAGGACCAGGTTAAGGTGCCATTCACACAGAGCCAATTTTCAGTGAAACCGTAACACCGTTGTTGCAATCATCTGCTTGATTACACATTTCCACTGATTGGAGTCGGACAATGGCAGTTTTTGAAACCAGGTGTCAGAGTGAAACTTTTTAGGAATACCTATGTGAAGTGCGAAGAACTCCACAGGTGTGAATGTGCACACTGCAGGGTTTGTTCTACAGAAGTCTGATTTGAATTCTGATAAAGCATATATGCGTTACATGTCCTCTGGTTCTTGTGCAAAGATGGAGTGAGAGTTCGAACCGGCAACCCATCTGTTGCAGGACAATCTCCTGCCACCAATTCCCAGGTAGCACAATACTGTAAAGTGAAAAGAAAGGGATTGATTTCAAGAGCGAAGGTTTTACACAAACCTTTTGCAATTTGCTCCACGAGTGTGTAGTTTCGGCTCAGTATTAATTCATCTGCTCTGTGAAGGCCATAGTGGTTTGTTACAGCGCATTAGTGaacaaataattcataaaaagcaAGGAATACATAAGAGAGAAAGGTTTAGAGAAGACTGAAGTAAGGTTAggctataaaacaaaaaatgaagagcATGTCACAGCTGCAAACCTAGCAAGACATGACCGTCTACCTAAACTGATGGGGAAGGAGAGCagaacattaatcagagaagctgacAAGATTCCCATGCAGAGCTGCATTATTGGTTCAAATTTGGCCTTTAGGGAAGAGAAGCAAAAAGTGCCCTTTAAAAGTTTGCTACAAATCATGTAGGGACACAGCAGCTCTTTCAAGTTGATGGGAAGATTAGTGGAGCTAAGTAGAATCCCAGAGGAAAACCTGAGAGAGGCTCCTAGAGACTTGAGACTAGATTCAGGGCAGAGATTGTCCTACTGGAAATGGCCCCAAACATAAAGCCAGAGCTACTGTGTAATGGTTTTGATCACATGGTTTTGATGTATgaatacaattaaaaatctgtggCAATAATTACAAATTGAAGTTCACAGACACTTGACTGTGTAGCAGGCTGTTTtgcaaaaggaaataaaaagagttTAGCTTCTAGGTTTGCAAAGCACATCGGAAACATACCTATAATTTCAGGAGAGGTGGCTTTTTTTGACTGAACGTGGCTTAATTAGcttggccattgccttcctatgcGGTTCTACTCAattctaatttaatttcactgCTTTCTCATTGAAGTGGATTTCTCTGATAGAGTTTCTAActggccaatcagtgaacaggagaagttgtgaacgatgatgtTGAATTTCTGCGCAGTTTTAGAATCGCAGTCTGCCTGGAGTTTTAGTGATGGaggtggaggaagtgaacaaagccattcTGTCCATGTTGTccatgcttccaaatattgaattatcaTTAACAGCCATCTCATTTGGCTTGACACTTCTTTCTTCGGAGTGGAGGATGGttgggaagaagaagaagaagaggaagtcttgtgctatttttttttcttttacaatcaGTGCTCTAATTTGGTCCTGCAACCCCATCCTCCCTGTTTCCTACATGCCATTTGCTCTGGCGGGGTCAAAGCAGAACGTACAGTCACAGTGACATAAAGAGAAACTCCCATttcatcagtgtgtgtgtttacaagTGGAGACATTTGGATTTGAAGTGGTTGATGTGAATGTAATTTACCGCGTTGCAGATTTGAAGTTAAAAACGTCTTCTTacaatttccagtaagcttcatagcatcgATCTGGTGCATTAAATACGCTATGGGCAAATGTTGGCCATTTGATAAAATTGAGAACTTCAGCAGAGTCCACGCATCCAGCAATCATCTTAATAGCCGAGGGTCCAGACCCTTAGTGCGAAGTATAGAGTAGAACAAGCCGCTGGCTTTTATCAGGGTAGGGTTTAATCTGAATGCAAgacaaacttttcaaactgtGCATCATTTTTCTTACACTTTTATGCACCTCAATTTTGTAATagtctgtcactttaaatctcaAGAAAATATACTGTGCCTTTTGGTTGCAAAGtggtaaacataaaaaagtttcaggaatattttttttttctcaaagaatTGTATATAGAATAGGAGAAACCCTCAGTTGGTAGTATGTAAATCACACTATGTCTTTAGCAGCCATTGCAGCTCATCATCGTCTATCTTCATTCTCTGACATTGGTGTCAACCTCAATGGTTAGATGaagaatcaaaaacaaacaaaaacattcctaGAAGATGCTCTTATCTTGCTGGCAACAATCTTCTTTTGCATTTAAGCAAGAGCTGGCATCATCATTTTTCATGTTCTGTTGTTCACTATCAGAGGTGTGGAATCTTGTAGAGCAGCAGACTACAGATCCTTCTTGCCTGGATGTTGcacatgcatatttttatgtgtgGAAGAGAGTCATTAAGTTCTCTTAACTTTCATTCCAAGGGACAGTAAGCCAGAAATAGAAACACCCATTGTCTAATGGTCaatttaaagtacaaaaataactcaaactgtGACTCCTAGGACATTCTGTAGTCTCtgcttaattttgttttccttgttttatCTTTGAAAACTTGAGCATGATGGATCCAATGTGTATTAAGGGCATATATTGGCGTGgtcctaaaaatatatatctccTTAAGTCAACTTCACCAGCACAAAGACTGGTGGAAAAAAGAACTAGatttgtcagtttttgtttgGCCATCTTGCTGCGCTGTTCATAATTATGCGATTATGTAAATCACCTATCCCCCTTGTATTTTATCCCCTCAGTCTCTTCTCCTATGTCAGATAATCAGTATTgccagtgtttcagcagttttcctGATTATGTTATTGTGTTTCCACTGAAAAACTTCTATCCTTGCCAAACCAATCCTTTCTCCTATGCTTTCAGAAATTGACCCATTACCAAACTCTGCAAAACTTTCTCATTTTGCCTCACGTCTTCTGGAAAGCCAGTTGTTCTCCTCCGTGTATGATCCTAACCTGGCTAATGCCTGAGCAACTGGATCACAATCCAGACTTTTGGATTTTGCCTTATTTCCAGACTTCCCCAAGGCCTCTCCATGAAACACCTTAAGCTTTTGCTTCACCTGTCACTACTCTCTTTTTATAAAAAGAGACAATAGAAAGCTCTGTATTCGGAATAAATACAGTAACAAAGTTACTAAGCTGGCAACATAAAATTGGACTTTCCATATTTTCTTGGCATAAATCTAGCGTCAGCTAAACTTTCTCCTTTAAcagacaattaaataaaaaatttccaTGTGTCCTCAACATCTATGCAAAAGTTTTTAGCATAACTTCCTCAACTGCAAGGAGACGGCCAAAGATCACTTGAAGTGAAGACAACAGCAACAACCGACGTACTAGGAAACTTTATTTGCAGACCAAAGCATTTTGGTTTGTGGCATTTGTCAGGCCCTTTAACCATTTTATATTAAAGGTTCATGCTTGCAGATAAAGAATAACGTCCATCCATCTGAATTCCATATCTTAGGTTCCAGATATCACAGGCCAAGAGGTAATGTGTACCCTGTACATGCTGCCAATgcagttaaaaaataacaataacttGTAAAGAACATACAGAAACAGACAAGGCAAGGAAAGGGGTAGGAAGGTTAAAAGTagacacaaaaagaaaggaaaaactggAGAGAGTGATGACAATAGTGGAAAGAAATAGAGGAGGGATGGAAGATAGAGTGGTAAAGGATGGAGTTTGGATAGAGAGCAGAAGGGAGGACAgcagggaggaggaggtggcGATGGCAGGCGTGTTTCTATGTGTAAGCGTTTCCTTCAGCCAGGTTGATTGAGCACCTCTGCCCTGAACTCTGGGTaatgagtggaaagaaaatggaaaacttCTGCCCTGGAAAGTTCCCAAATTATTTAGAAGCTTATAGTGGAGGTGGGTGGGGTGGAATTACAATATGCACAATTCACCTTCTGGATAccagatgaaaaataatgaaattctTTGTGACAGCTTCTCCTACCCCTAGCTGTATAATGATTTTTTTGCCCCCcctacccccccccccccccctatccaccctcctcctccaccctcTTCTATCCTCCATCCTGGCTGGATCTCGCTCCGTCTCTCCCTGAGCCTGTAGTATCCGGGTACATCTGTTTTGCATGAGATGCATAAAATGACAGGACTTAGACAGCCACTGCATCTAGTGACAAAGATTACTGTCAGCCACCTTCGCCAGTTAATACATCATTGCCACTGGTCCGTTCCTTGCCTCTGTCTCCTAGCGACAGCCTATCCCTTGGTGAGGCCCAGGCCATGTGATGAACCCCCCCAACCAACctccaccacacacacattctcaTCTTCCTCACCACTCCTTGCACACCTCCTTCTACTTCTCGTCAGCTTAccttttacattaaaaaaagaggagggatcgcactttttttttcttccaactttacatttttatcctATTACCATAAAATACTGTTGAGAGCGCAGCACGGCATTCATATCTGAGGAATTTCATTCTGCCCGTGATTACACCATGTTTAGACTTGTTAATGTGTAGCTGCATGAGAGATAGTAAAGTGAAGACAGGGGTAAGTAATATTTGCTTTTGGACATTAGTCTCCCAaaaatcttattaaaaatatctaaacttTTAAATGCTGCAGAAAGTGGCACAAGAAAACCTGTGTGCTTGGAGAATAAACTCTTAGCGTACCGGAGCACCTGACGGTCAAAGAGTGTAAAACACTTTAGTGATATTAGTTAAAGTGCTATACCAATCACTGTATTTCAGAATGCTTGAAATTCAAGTTATTGAATAAAGTATCCTGATGTGCAACTTAGCAAAAGATCTGAATGGTGACTTATCCCACTAAAACCATTTATGATACCAAAAAATATCAGTGCATATATTTAGgcatagcatttttttttccttgagaaactttttttttttttttttttacagatttgatAGTGTATTTCTATTGAAAGGATCTACAATTAATGGAACATGTCAGTCTtcatatgttgtaatttttctatttatgtttCTAAAGAATAGCTGTTTGTGACATGTCAgaactcataattacttcaaaatgattaatttaatttcaaaattataaaattttctCTAGTTGGTTGTAATTATAAAACATAGTGAAGATAGCACAGATCGCTTCCCACATAAAAAAAGAGCGCAGTGAGAAAGAGCCAAACACAACTTCCAAAGGACCTACATTTGTGCCctcaacatttttctccagaaGACTTTGAGTGATTTATATGAGCAAACCTAACAAAGGCTCTAACAGGTGATCGTTACCTTCtcaagctaaaaacaaatagcTGCAGATGCAGATAGTTTTTATCCACAAAGTGCATGAACCCTTCCCTTGGCTAGTGAGCGAAAGATACTGGGAGAAAAGTCAGAGACAAGCAGAGATCTGATAGATGCTAATGGAGCTATTGCTACTGCTGACGATACTGAATGTGAAACCACAGAaccaacactggatggaaaggCAGACCATAAACAGCTGTTACTGGACTGGAAACCGAGCTACATAGCTATGAGCTAGCGCAATTGGATCAAGCATATGTCATTTACCCAAAATGCACTGCACCGTAAACAACATGGCAACATctgtgtgacaatattttattaaaatttataaaaactaatcaGCTTACTCcttgtttgcaataaaaaacactttcttaAGAAATCCTCCTACTTGTAAATTCACTGTGGTGGATTTGGACATGCAAAGCCCACTAACAGGCTTCAGGCCACAGAGGGATTTGTAGTTCTGTTAGTCGCAGTGAAGACCCTGATCTTGGGAAGGGGAAGGTGCATAGCCATCTTACGTCTACATACTTAATGTTCATGGTTGGTGTATATGTGAGATATAAGGCTTTGAAATTGGTAGTTACAACAGGCTGAATATAAAAAGTGCTTTGTCTGTGAAGATTGTTGGCTAGAGTTATATTATGTTATCCAGCTGcttttcctggatgctgttgtCGTTCCACTCTAATTTTCAAGTTTAGTCTCTAATGACTCTGATAGGAAGGTGCATGTTTATTTGATTAACTTTACTCCCATGTAAGAAGAGGTTTTCTGAATGTGTATGGAAACGGAGTGTACCTGCAA
The Xiphophorus hellerii strain 12219 chromosome 22, Xiphophorus_hellerii-4.1, whole genome shotgun sequence genome window above contains:
- the LOC116713395 gene encoding kinesin-like protein KIF23, giving the protein MYRSSRSHSVFTVKLAQAPLDADGDHILQDKSQVNVSQLCLVDLAGSERTSRTRAEGSRLREAGNINQSLMTLRTCMEVLRENQMCGTNRMVPYRDSKVTHLFKNYFDGEGKVRMVVCVNPKAEDYEETLLVMRFAEMTQEVEVARPVDRPICGLTPGRRQRNQAFKDELSRRLEERGGPVNGDPVQLNQLLESLPPLPPCELSAPSDDQTLPRLMEVLERRYRIRQKMTEQFNQTANNMNNILI